A part of Amblyraja radiata isolate CabotCenter1 chromosome 35, sAmbRad1.1.pri, whole genome shotgun sequence genomic DNA contains:
- the LOC116991813 gene encoding long-chain fatty acid transport protein 1-like — MHNVASCTVSLGSLGLMQILGVSWTWSIAASLGIYLGTGGWRFVRIVLKTAPRDIFGLLLLMRVKLAVKRHQKEDSTIPKIFQETVRRYPDKTALVYEGTGERWTFRQLDEYSNAVGNFLLEQGSRPGDVVALFMESRPQFVGLWLGMAKVGVEGALLNFNLRLEALTHCMSVSGAKAIIFGAEMIDALLEVNGLLGKSIRKFCSGDWDSSKDAAGIEHLDPQLNAASKFAPSHPPSVGFMDRLFYIYTSGTTGMPKAAIVVHSRYYRMAAFAYYGFQMRPDDVIYDCLPLYHSAGNIVGVGQCLLHGVTVVIRKKFSASRFWDDCVKYNCTIVQYIGEICRYLLNQPSRPAESRHRVRMALGNGLKPAVWESFARRFRIARVAEFYGATECNCSIANLDGKVGACGFNSRILPRVYPIHLVKVNEDTLELIRGRGGLCVPCNPGEPGQLVGRINQQDPLRRFDGYANESATCEKIAYNVFKKGDCAYLSGDVLVMDELGYMYFRDRTGDTFRWRGENVSTTEVEGTLSHVLNLTDVAVYGVQVPGVEGKAGMAAIADPHDKVNPGHLYHELTAVLPPYARPVFLRILPAVDTTSTFKFQKTRLRKQGFDPHQTQDKLFFLDSKLSKYIPLDRKVHEMILAGNYHL; from the exons ATGCACAATGTGGCGAGTTGCACAGTATCCCTGGGGTCTCTGGGACTGATGCAGATCCTGGGCGTTTCCTGGACCTGGAGCATCGCTGCCAGCTTGGGCATCTATCTTGGGACTGGAGGATGGAGGTTTGTCCGAATCGTGTTGAAAACAGCCCCAAGAGACATCTT CGGGCTGCTACTGCTGATGCGGGTCAAGCTAGCGGTGAAGAGGCACCAGAAGGAGGACAGCACCATCCCAAAGATCTTCCAGGAGACGGTGAGGAGGTACCCGGATAAGACGGCCCTGGTCTACGAGGGGACAGGCGAGCGGTGGACCTTCAGACAACTGGACGAGTACTCCAACGCGGTGGGCAACTTCCTGCTGGAGCAGGGCTCCCGGCCGGGGGATGTGGTGGCCTTGTTCATGGAGAGCCGGCCGCAGTTTGTCGGCCTGTGGCTCGGCATGGCCAAGGTCGGGGTGGAGGGCGCCCTGCTCAACTTCAACCTCCGTCTAGAGGCCCTCACTCACTGCATGTCTGTGTCCGGAGCCAAAGCTATCATCTTTGGAGCGGAGATGATTGATG CTCTGTTGGAAGTGAACGGCCTCCTGGGGAAAAGCATTCGGAAGTTCTGCAGTGGGGACTGGGACTCCAGTAAAGATGCAGCTGGAATCGAACATCTGGATCCTCAGCTCAACGCTGCGTCCAAGTTcgccccctctcatcctccttcGGTGGGATTCATGG ATcgcctgttttatatctacacctCTGGCACCACTGGAATGCCCAAAGCTGCCATCGTTGTGCACAGCAG GTATTATCGGATGGCTGCATTTGCATACTACGGCTTCCAGATGAGGCCTGACGATGTTATTTACGACTGCTTGCCGCTGTATCATTCAGCAG GTAACATAGTGGGCGTGGGACAGTGTCTGCTACACGGGGTGACCGTCGTCATCAGGAAGAAGTTCTCAGCCTCTCGCTTCTGGGACGACTGCGTGAAGTACAACTGCACG atCGTGCAGTACATCGGGGAGATCTGCCGCTACCTGCTGAACCAGCCCAGCCGCCCAGCCGAGAGCAGGCACCGGGTGCGCATGGCGCTGGGCAACGGGCTGAAGCCCGCCGTCTGGGAGTCCTTTGCCCGCCGCTTCCGCATCGCCCGCGTGGCCGAGTTCTACGGCGCCACCGAGTGCAACTGCTCCATCGCCAACCTGGACGGCAAG GTGGGGGCCTGCGGCTTCAACAGCCGCATCCTGCCGCGCGTCTACCCCATCCACCTGGTGAAGGTGAACGAGGACACCTTGGAGCTGATCCGCGGGAGAGGGGGGCTCTGTGTGCCCTGCAATCCAG GGGAGCCAGGCCAGCTTGTCGGGCGGATAAACCAACAGGACCCTCTCCGCCGCTTCGACGGATACGCCAACGAGTCGGCCACTTGCGAGAAGATCGCCTACAACGTGTTTAAGAAAGGCGACTGCGCCTACCTGTCAG GTGATGTCCTGGTGATGGATGAGCTGGGCTACATGTACTTCAGGGACAGAACCGGGGACACGTTCAGATGGCGGGGAGAGAACGTCTCCACTACAGAGGTGGAGGGGACCCTGAGCCACGTCCTCAACCTCACCGACGTGGCTGTCTACGGGGTGCAAGTGCCAG GTGTGGAGGGGAAGGCTGGCATGGCGGCCATTGCTGACCCCCACGACAAGGTAAACCCCGGACACCTGTACCACGAGCTGACGGCGGTGTTGCCTCCCTACGCCAGGCCTGTCTTCCTACGTATCCTGCCTGCCGTCGACACCACAA GTACTTTCAAATTCCAGAAGACCAGGCTACGTAAGCAGGGCTTCGACCCACATCAAACACAAGACAAGCTCTTCTTCCTCGACTCTAAACTGTCCAAGTACATCCCGTTAGACAGGAAGGTTCACGAGATGATTCTGGCCGGGAACTACCATCTTTAG